In one Nicotiana sylvestris chromosome 8, ASM39365v2, whole genome shotgun sequence genomic region, the following are encoded:
- the LOC138876171 gene encoding E3 ubiquitin-protein ligase ATL23-like, protein MLLTVFLALFLPCVGMSVVFLVYICLVWYAATYHHSSTHQDQPVKATKENGLSAEQLDKLPKITGKEMVLSNDCAVCLENIESEQQVRLVPGCNHGFHLECADMWLLKHPFCPVCRSKLDLELFNDSECNPC, encoded by the coding sequence ATGCTTCTCACAGTGTTCTTAGCACTTTTTCTTCCTTGTGTTGGTATGAGCGTTGTTTTTCTGGTTTACATCTGTTTAGTTTGGTATGCAGCAACTTACCACCACTCTAGTACCCATCAAGATCAACCTGTGAAGGCCACAAAAGAAAATGGTCTTTCAGCTGAACAACTGGATAAACTCCCCAAAATCACAGGCAAAGAAATGGTTTTAAGCAATGATTGTGCAGTGTGTTTAGAGAATATTGAAAGTGAACAACAGGTCAGATTGGTTCCTGGTTGTAATCATGGATTCCACCTTGAATGTGCTGATATGTGGCTTTTAAAACACCCCTTTTGCCCTGTTTGCAGAAGCAAGCTTGACTTAGAGCTTTTCAATGATTCTGAATGCAACCCCTGCTGA